In Trifolium pratense cultivar HEN17-A07 linkage group LG7, ARS_RC_1.1, whole genome shotgun sequence, a genomic segment contains:
- the LOC123899504 gene encoding arogenate dehydratase/prephenate dehydratase 1, chloroplastic-like, protein MAMAMASLVLPGLSSSQLYYQNNLKRAKKCAFLGGFSVRRAKTILHVVGHNQMDLGGDVSHVFLPRPLSISDIEAASDDRAKVRISYRGIPGSYSEDAALKAYPNCETISCSDFEEAFKAVELWLAHKVVIPIENTSGGSIHRNYDLLLRHRLHIVGEVQLATNLYLLALPGVRKEYLKRVLSHSQALDLSETFLNKLGVSRENVDDTAGAAMIVASNGLHDTGAIASIRAAEIYGLNVLAERIQDDSEIVSRYLVLARDPIIPRANKPFKTSIVFTLNEGPGVLFKVLAVFAMRDINLSKIESRPQRNRPLRVVDDSNTGTAKYFDYLFYIDFEASMTEPRAQTALEHLQEFATFLRVLGCYPIDTTI, encoded by the exons ATGGCTATGGCTATGGCATCTCTGGTTTTACCAGGGCTTTCAAGTTCTCAActttattatcaaaataatctgAAAAGAGCAAAAAAATGTGCTTTTCTTGGTGGGTTTTCTGTCAGAAGAGCAAAGACAATTTTGCATGTGGTTGGTCATAATCAAATGGATCTTGGTGGTGATGTTTCTCATGTTTTCCTTCCAA GGCCATTATCTATATCTGATATTGAGGCTGCTTCTGATGATCGTGCCAAAGTACGAATATCATATAGG GGGATACCAGGATCATACAGTGAGGATGCTGCACTCAAAGCTTACCCTAATTGTGAAACAATCTCGTGCAGTGATTTTGAAGAAGCTTTTaag GCTGTTGAGTTGTGGCTGGCTCATAAAGTTGTCATTCCAATTGAAAATACGTCTGGTGGAAGCATTCATCGGAACTATGATTTACTTCTTCGCCATAGGCTTCACATTGTTGGTGAGGTGCAGTTGGCTACTAATCTCTACCTTCTAGCTCTACCTGGTGTCAGAAAAGAGTATCTTAAACGTGTTTTAAGCCATTCTCAG GCACTTGATTTAAGTGAAACTTTCCTGAATAAGTTAGGTGTTAGCAGAGAAAATGTTGACGATACGGCTGGTGCTGCTATG ATTGTAGCGTCAAATGGTTTGCATGATACTGGTGCCATTGCAAGCATTCGAGCTGCTGAAATCTATGGGCTTAATGTACTTGCAGAAAGAATCCAG GATGATTCTGAAATCGTCAGTCGTTATCTTGTGCTTGCAAGGGATCCAATAATTCCAAGAGCCAATAAGCCCTTTAAG acaAGCATTGTGTTTACCCTGAATGAAGGCCCCGGGGTGCTGTTTAAGGTTTTGGCAGTATTTGCCATGAGGGACATAAATTTATCCAAG ATTGAAAGTCGCCCACAAAGAAATCGACCACTAAGAGTCGTTGATGACTCCAACACTGGAACTGCCAA GTACTTCGATTACCTTTTCTATATTGATTTTGAGGCATCAATGACTGAGCCTCGAGCACAAACCGCTTTAGAACATCTGCAG GAATTTGCGACATTTCTTCGAGTTCTTGGATGCTATCCCATAGATACAACCATATAG